One window of the Synechococcus sp. CC9311 genome contains the following:
- a CDS encoding glycoside hydrolase family 10 protein — translation MAPPATFGQATNVLLSKSRLPSVERKQALGVWLTNSPSPLYYDQRKIKQAVDELEQAGFSVLYPNVWSRGTTFHTSEFAPLEPSLKAAGVTVDPICTLSQEAHKRGMKVVPWFEYGLMEPAGAKVVQDNPDWVLSRANGDPVMKMHGKEMVWLNPAHPQVRQRFIGLVVEVMKRCRMDGLQLDDHFAWPVELGYDPYTSALYKNEFGIAPPRDYTNRYWMTWRRRKLTGLLRDLRIRLEQESLPVRISLSPGPFRFAYNNWLQDWELWAVGQLIDDLVVQNYAYSLRGYAKDLDQPALRKAQEWGIPIQIGVLAGFGKRTTSMKVLKEKVRLANDRGYGVIYFYWEGLWGLHSGAEGAQFRKKVFTQMGRQ, via the coding sequence ATGGCCCCGCCAGCCACGTTTGGCCAAGCCACAAACGTATTGCTGAGCAAAAGTCGTTTACCAAGTGTTGAGAGAAAACAGGCACTAGGTGTCTGGCTCACCAATAGCCCTAGTCCGCTCTACTACGACCAACGCAAGATCAAACAAGCGGTGGATGAGCTTGAGCAAGCAGGATTTTCTGTGCTTTATCCCAATGTTTGGAGTCGTGGAACAACCTTTCACACCAGTGAATTTGCCCCGCTTGAGCCATCTTTAAAGGCTGCTGGTGTGACGGTTGACCCCATTTGCACCTTGAGCCAGGAAGCGCACAAGCGTGGGATGAAAGTGGTTCCCTGGTTTGAATACGGATTAATGGAGCCCGCCGGAGCAAAGGTGGTCCAAGACAATCCGGACTGGGTGTTGTCTCGGGCCAATGGTGACCCGGTGATGAAGATGCATGGCAAGGAGATGGTGTGGCTTAATCCAGCACACCCACAAGTGCGTCAGCGCTTCATCGGCCTCGTGGTGGAAGTGATGAAACGTTGCCGAATGGACGGCCTGCAACTCGATGACCACTTCGCTTGGCCTGTGGAATTGGGGTACGACCCTTACACATCAGCGCTTTATAAAAATGAATTTGGCATTGCACCGCCCCGCGATTACACCAATCGCTATTGGATGACCTGGCGTCGCCGCAAACTCACGGGTTTACTTCGCGACCTTCGTATCCGCTTGGAACAAGAGTCGCTGCCAGTTCGCATCAGCTTGTCACCAGGACCATTTCGATTTGCTTACAACAACTGGCTTCAAGATTGGGAGCTCTGGGCCGTGGGACAGCTGATTGATGATCTCGTTGTTCAAAACTATGCCTATTCCCTCAGGGGATATGCCAAAGATCTCGATCAACCCGCCCTACGCAAAGCGCAAGAATGGGGCATCCCCATCCAAATAGGTGTCCTTGCCGGATTTGGCAAGCGAACAACTTCGATGAAAGTATTAAAGGAAAAAGTACGGCTAGCCAATGATCGAGGATATGGGGTGATCTACTTTTACTGGGAAGGATTATGGGGACTACATTCAGGAGCAGAAGGGGCTCAATTCCGCAAAAAAGTATTTACGCAGATGGGGCGTCAATAA
- a CDS encoding NAD(P)-dependent oxidoreductase → MLAPLLPRHDFRERSPDQVRVAVFGATGYIGRFVVKELVRRGYQVMAFARESSGIGGRKSEADVVADFPDAEVRFGDVTNPTSLATHAFSEPTDVVISCLASRTGGKKDSWAIDYQANLNTYNEGRKAGVAHFVMLSAICVQKPILEFQKAKLAFETLLREDTEITHTIVRPTAFFKSIAGQFESCKKGAPYVMFGNGELTSCKPISEKDLACFLANCVNEADKVNQVLPIGGPGPALSARTQGEILFKTLGRSPRMLSLPIAVMNAPTAILEKVAVLVPAVEDTAEFARIGCYYASESMLVWDETRDCYDPDATPSFGDDTLEQFFARVNKEGMAGQELGDAALF, encoded by the coding sequence GTGCTCGCCCCCCTCTTACCGCGCCATGATTTTCGAGAACGTTCTCCGGATCAAGTGAGGGTGGCCGTCTTCGGGGCCACTGGGTACATCGGACGATTTGTTGTGAAAGAGCTGGTAAGGCGTGGATATCAAGTGATGGCATTTGCCCGCGAATCCAGCGGAATCGGAGGGCGCAAAAGTGAAGCAGACGTCGTAGCCGATTTCCCTGACGCAGAAGTGAGATTTGGCGATGTCACCAATCCCACTTCACTTGCAACGCATGCCTTCAGTGAACCCACCGATGTCGTGATTTCTTGCCTTGCATCGAGAACAGGCGGCAAGAAGGATTCATGGGCGATTGATTATCAAGCCAATCTCAACACCTACAACGAAGGGAGGAAGGCTGGCGTAGCGCATTTCGTGATGCTTTCAGCCATCTGCGTACAAAAGCCAATTTTAGAATTTCAGAAAGCGAAGCTTGCCTTCGAAACTCTGCTTAGGGAAGACACAGAAATCACTCATACGATCGTTCGCCCAACAGCTTTTTTCAAAAGCATTGCCGGCCAATTTGAGAGCTGCAAAAAAGGTGCACCTTATGTCATGTTTGGGAATGGAGAGCTGACAAGTTGCAAGCCAATCAGCGAAAAAGATCTTGCATGCTTCTTAGCTAATTGTGTAAATGAAGCAGACAAAGTGAATCAAGTCTTGCCCATCGGCGGACCTGGTCCCGCGCTCAGCGCACGCACACAAGGGGAAATACTTTTTAAAACACTTGGCCGCTCGCCCAGAATGCTGTCATTACCGATAGCAGTCATGAATGCTCCAACTGCCATTTTAGAAAAAGTGGCAGTGCTTGTACCAGCGGTTGAAGACACAGCCGAATTCGCCCGTATCGGCTGTTATTACGCAAGTGAATCGATGCTGGTCTGGGACGAGACACGTGATTGCTATGACCCCGATGCAACCCCCTCTTTTGGCGATGACACCCTCGAACAGTTCTTTGCAAGGGTCAACAAAGAGGGAATGGCTGGACAAGAGCTAGGGGATGCTGCTCTTTTTTAA
- a CDS encoding ribose-phosphate pyrophosphokinase translates to MTSFLTAARAEQEKLQHDTRRLRLFSGTSNPALAREIAAYLGVPDGPKVCKRFADGELYVQIQESIRGCDVFLIQPTCAPVNDNLMELLIMVDACRRASARQITAVVPYYGYARADRKTAGRESIAAKLTANLLVKSGVDRVLAMDLHSAQTQGYFDIPCDHIYGSPVLVDYLAAQDLGEVVVVSPDVGGVARARAFAKQMNGAPLAIIDKRRTGHNMAESLTVIGDVSGRTAILIDDMIDTGGTICSGAKLLREQGATGVIACATHPVFSPPAIERLSVEGLFEQVVVTNSIPIASNHAFPQLHVLSVANMLGEAIWRIHEESSVSSMFR, encoded by the coding sequence GTGACAAGTTTTCTCACCGCTGCCCGAGCAGAGCAAGAAAAGTTGCAGCACGACACGCGACGTCTTCGCCTATTTAGCGGCACCTCAAATCCCGCACTAGCCCGTGAAATTGCGGCCTACTTGGGTGTGCCTGATGGCCCCAAGGTTTGCAAACGCTTCGCCGACGGTGAGCTGTACGTACAAATTCAGGAATCGATTCGCGGCTGCGATGTCTTCCTGATCCAACCCACCTGCGCTCCGGTGAACGACAACCTGATGGAGCTTCTGATCATGGTCGATGCCTGCAGACGGGCATCGGCACGACAGATCACCGCGGTGGTTCCTTACTACGGATACGCACGGGCAGACCGCAAAACAGCCGGTCGAGAGTCGATTGCAGCCAAGCTCACCGCCAATCTGCTCGTTAAATCAGGCGTCGATCGGGTGCTGGCGATGGATCTGCACTCCGCTCAGACCCAGGGGTATTTCGATATTCCCTGTGATCACATTTACGGCTCTCCCGTACTTGTGGATTATCTCGCCGCCCAAGACCTGGGAGAAGTGGTGGTGGTGTCTCCTGACGTGGGTGGCGTGGCCCGAGCGAGGGCCTTTGCAAAACAAATGAACGGTGCTCCTCTGGCCATCATCGATAAGCGCCGAACCGGTCACAACATGGCTGAAAGCCTCACCGTGATTGGCGATGTCAGCGGACGCACGGCAATCCTGATCGACGACATGATCGATACCGGGGGCACGATCTGCTCTGGTGCCAAGTTGCTAAGAGAGCAAGGTGCAACTGGCGTCATTGCTTGTGCCACCCATCCCGTTTTCTCTCCACCAGCGATCGAACGCCTGTCTGTTGAGGGACTGTTCGAGCAGGTCGTGGTCACCAACAGCATCCCAATCGCGTCCAACCATGCCTTTCCCCAGCTGCATGTGCTGTCTGTCGCCAACATGCTGGGCGAAGCAATTTGGCGCATCCATGAGGAAAGTTCTGTTAGCTCGATGTTCCGCTAA
- the malQ gene encoding 4-alpha-glucanotransferase — protein MVNHSRSERDRRVGVLLHPTALPDSPVCGSFGRSAREWLKALASHGVSVWQILPLAPPDGTGSPYSSPSSFALNPWLLDAEDLAEESFLESSDLGRLPGADAKAESPAVLDFHLADARAAALARALAAHWPQQSSARQQEFQRWRVDQTHWLTDHVNFVVLRDQHNGLPWWSWPHPLAVQQPAALAQWRLQHGEALLEQELLQWHLDRQWQCLRVQARDLNIEILGDLPFYVARDSADVWSHRSLFSIAADGRLRLQSGVPPDYFSETGQLWGTPVYSWARHRRTGFRWWRNRLRRQWRLADRLRLDHFRALAGFWAVPGDDDTAQNGVWQRSPGHELLQLLRRDAGGTLPIVAEDLGVITPDVERLRDRFRLPGMKVLQFAFDGNPSNPYLPRNIKGRQWVVYTGTHDNPTTMGWWQRLDESSRRQVGELLGCHVEAPGWQLMELGMETSAELVVSPLQDLLHLDDQARFNTPGTVGGNWCWRMSAFDEALQGALKGYGERAAAWGR, from the coding sequence ATGGTTAATCACTCCAGAAGCGAAAGGGATCGGCGGGTGGGTGTACTCCTTCACCCCACAGCTTTGCCGGACTCACCGGTGTGTGGAAGCTTTGGACGATCAGCCCGTGAATGGTTGAAGGCTTTGGCGAGCCATGGCGTCAGCGTTTGGCAGATTTTGCCCCTTGCTCCGCCTGATGGCACAGGGTCTCCGTACAGCTCACCCTCCAGTTTTGCCTTAAATCCTTGGCTCCTGGATGCCGAAGATTTGGCAGAAGAGAGCTTTTTAGAGTCCAGTGATCTGGGGCGTCTCCCTGGTGCTGATGCCAAGGCGGAATCGCCTGCCGTACTGGACTTTCATCTGGCCGATGCGCGTGCTGCTGCACTGGCTCGCGCGCTTGCAGCCCATTGGCCTCAGCAGTCTTCTGCGCGTCAACAAGAATTTCAACGGTGGAGGGTTGACCAAACCCATTGGCTCACGGATCACGTCAATTTCGTGGTGCTGCGTGATCAACACAACGGTTTGCCTTGGTGGTCTTGGCCCCATCCGCTCGCAGTTCAGCAACCTGCTGCCTTGGCTCAATGGCGTCTTCAGCATGGTGAAGCACTGCTGGAGCAGGAACTTCTTCAGTGGCATCTCGATCGACAGTGGCAATGCCTGCGCGTGCAAGCTCGAGATTTAAACATCGAGATTCTTGGTGATCTGCCCTTTTATGTGGCTCGCGATAGTGCTGATGTTTGGAGCCATCGATCCTTATTTTCTATTGCTGCTGATGGACGTTTACGGCTTCAAAGCGGAGTGCCTCCCGACTATTTTTCGGAGACCGGTCAGCTCTGGGGGACGCCGGTTTATAGCTGGGCTCGACATCGGCGAACTGGATTTCGTTGGTGGCGTAATCGCTTAAGGCGCCAGTGGAGGCTTGCTGATCGGTTGCGCTTGGATCATTTCCGCGCTTTGGCTGGTTTTTGGGCGGTCCCCGGCGATGACGACACGGCTCAAAATGGGGTTTGGCAGCGTTCACCCGGCCATGAGTTGTTGCAGCTCCTGCGTCGAGACGCGGGAGGGACGCTTCCCATCGTTGCCGAAGATCTTGGCGTGATCACGCCGGATGTGGAACGGCTCCGTGATCGCTTTCGTTTACCAGGAATGAAAGTTCTGCAGTTCGCCTTTGATGGCAACCCAAGCAACCCTTATCTGCCGCGCAATATCAAAGGACGCCAGTGGGTGGTGTACACCGGTACTCATGACAACCCCACAACGATGGGGTGGTGGCAGCGACTTGATGAATCGTCTAGGCGCCAGGTGGGTGAGCTGCTGGGGTGTCATGTTGAAGCACCCGGATGGCAATTGATGGAACTCGGGATGGAAACGTCCGCTGAACTCGTGGTGTCTCCGTTACAGGATTTGCTGCATTTGGATGATCAAGCTCGCTTCAATACTCCAGGCACTGTTGGCGGCAATTGGTGCTGGAGGATGAGCGCTTTTGATGAGGCCCTGCAGGGTGCTCTTAAGGGTTATGGCGAGAGAGCTGCGGCCTGGGGCAGGTGA
- a CDS encoding LCP family protein, with protein MGDPALSEDSQQKQSKGWLGDRPGRSLLRIGAALLGTVLAGTALATVWPKPDPEGADVQSSNGSLALAPLPEQAVMVLVVGLDADTINATSNQAAPQGPSNADSLMLVNIGKKQPVQILQLPTELAVQLPGVEEMQALSTTWKHGGIALTSDVVGELIDLPTNKPDRYLVLSRQSLRRFVEGLGDIEVNLNQTYKYEDKSQGYNVNLQAGLQTLNGAQAEQLARHKPKPNDDHQRRVRQRLLLQGVHQQLAEIDAVTVIPELLNVFSNQVTTDISASEMLSLMAAAISAPSAPVITELPLAPRAGQQRLRELKPDLSLPIWPAQN; from the coding sequence ATGGGGGATCCAGCGTTGAGTGAGGACTCGCAGCAAAAGCAGAGCAAGGGCTGGTTAGGCGACCGCCCTGGACGCAGTCTCCTGAGGATTGGTGCTGCCTTGCTGGGCACGGTTCTAGCGGGCACAGCGCTTGCAACGGTTTGGCCCAAACCAGACCCAGAAGGCGCCGATGTGCAGTCGTCCAACGGATCTCTAGCTCTCGCTCCGCTCCCAGAACAAGCCGTGATGGTGCTGGTCGTCGGCCTCGACGCTGACACCATTAATGCCACATCCAACCAAGCGGCGCCGCAAGGACCCAGCAACGCCGACAGCTTGATGTTGGTCAATATCGGCAAGAAACAACCCGTTCAAATTTTGCAATTGCCGACAGAGCTGGCAGTTCAACTGCCAGGAGTCGAGGAGATGCAAGCTCTTTCCACAACGTGGAAACATGGCGGAATCGCACTCACCTCCGACGTCGTAGGCGAGCTCATTGATCTGCCGACGAACAAGCCAGATCGTTACCTGGTCCTCTCCAGACAGAGCTTGCGCAGATTCGTGGAAGGGCTTGGAGATATCGAAGTCAATTTAAATCAGACCTACAAGTACGAGGACAAATCCCAGGGGTACAACGTGAATCTGCAAGCAGGACTGCAAACGCTCAATGGCGCCCAGGCGGAACAACTCGCACGTCATAAGCCCAAGCCCAATGACGACCATCAGCGAAGAGTAAGACAACGCCTACTTCTCCAAGGAGTGCATCAGCAGTTAGCTGAAATCGATGCCGTCACAGTGATACCTGAGCTACTGAATGTGTTCTCCAACCAGGTCACAACAGACATCAGCGCCTCGGAGATGCTGAGCCTAATGGCTGCAGCAATCAGCGCACCCTCGGCACCTGTCATTACGGAGCTTCCGCTTGCACCTCGAGCTGGTCAGCAGAGACTGCGCGAATTGAAGCCGGATCTGAGCCTGCCAATCTGGCCAGCGCAGAACTGA
- a CDS encoding RodZ family helix-turn-helix domain-containing protein codes for MKFPLPWRRLKNKPHAPTSLESRNNSLEEAGQLLREQRERKGLSMRDLSKEVRITTPVLEALERGWQDRLPEPAYLVAMLQRLESYFDLPTNSLSTALPNRPGSDRLATNGRGTRFTLGSIDIFTTWQGSVVYGAVMIGSILALNHQQRHLIKINAFSPRPIPINTPLDSDQILKGLRPLEEVVTAGPEQTSLPLDQLTRPGVLAINLTQPRQISLSSEGGDRTNLQGATGTVTLQLLPPVDLSIQPPPGEADSVSWNGQALAPKTNQPGSYHLPQAAALSP; via the coding sequence ATGAAGTTTCCCCTCCCTTGGCGACGGCTCAAAAACAAGCCACACGCTCCCACGTCACTTGAGAGCCGCAACAACTCCCTGGAGGAGGCGGGACAACTGCTGCGAGAACAAAGAGAACGAAAGGGTCTCAGCATGCGAGACCTTTCGAAAGAGGTGAGAATCACAACGCCGGTCCTAGAAGCCCTTGAGCGCGGCTGGCAAGACCGCCTCCCAGAACCCGCCTATCTCGTGGCGATGTTGCAGCGGTTGGAATCCTATTTCGACCTTCCAACAAACAGCCTTAGTACAGCCCTGCCCAACAGACCAGGATCGGATCGCCTAGCGACCAATGGTCGAGGCACGCGTTTCACTCTCGGCAGCATTGACATCTTCACCACCTGGCAAGGGAGCGTGGTCTACGGCGCTGTGATGATCGGATCGATTCTGGCCTTGAACCATCAACAACGTCATCTGATCAAAATCAATGCCTTCTCGCCAAGGCCAATCCCGATCAATACACCACTCGATTCTGATCAGATTTTGAAAGGCTTGCGCCCGCTGGAAGAGGTGGTCACTGCCGGGCCGGAACAAACGTCTCTACCTCTCGATCAACTCACAAGACCCGGCGTTTTAGCAATCAACCTCACCCAACCACGGCAGATCAGCCTGAGCAGTGAAGGAGGAGATCGAACCAACCTTCAAGGCGCTACCGGAACCGTGACCTTGCAGCTGCTACCACCAGTTGACCTCAGCATCCAACCTCCTCCTGGCGAGGCCGACTCGGTGAGCTGGAACGGACAGGCGCTCGCTCCTAAAACCAACCAACCCGGCTCTTATCACCTGCCCCAGGCCGCAGCTCTCTCGCCATAA
- the pepN gene encoding aminopeptidase N: protein MASASSTAPTIRLKDYKPFSCRIPSIALDVVIGSDAVEVTCRMELTPVLGSEPQALELQGVDLRLQSIAIDCNELNPSDYSLTAEGLVIHQPPQVPFQLTTVCVIDPQANTSLEGLYASGGMLTTQCEAEGFRRITYHPDRPDVLSRFTVRIEADRERYPVLLSNGNALSAGPLAGDPTRHEVTWEDPSLKPSYLFALVAGDLHEVRDRFVTLSGRNVCLRLHVEPGDEPFTAHAMESLKRSMAWDEQVYGLEYDLDEFNTVAVRHFNMGAMENKSLNIFNSKLVLADAETASDAELERIESVVAHEYFHNWSGNRITCRDWFQLSLKEGLTVFRDQCFTADLHSEALKRIEDAAMLRNTQFREDAGPTAHPVKPDSYQAIDNFYTTTIYEKGAELIRMLRTLLGEQRFMRGMALYFKRHDGEAATTDDFVSAIAEGACIEGERLGFDLEQFKRWYDQAGTPTVTVKRDWDATRGVLRLSLRQSTPPTPGQPHKQPLVIPLLWALVPANGVPGEEQLLVLDQEEQTLELMGLPCSEQPPALSLFRQFSAPVHWEASQEPAELFTLLAGDNDPFARWDAGQQLWRRMLLARASESPNAELEHQMVEALTVLLAPDGEQDPAVLSTLMAFPGGPELEALQQEADPPALYRAACELREQLGHSLAPLLRERLNQVAAELALAWPEGQGQRQLTGLIWAWLAAAGDPAVRANALTAVSGPSMTLARAALRALQPLDCPEREEALRQFHDRWQEKPVIFDSWFALEASTPRADGLQRVTALLQHPRFDPMAPNAVRAVLGGFAGNLLVFHAEDGSGYRFMAEQIIALDQRNAITASRLAKVFSRWATYSSKRQALVKAALDQLSAAQLSSNTREVVEMMLG from the coding sequence ATGGCTTCCGCCTCCAGCACTGCTCCGACGATCCGGCTGAAGGATTACAAACCCTTTTCTTGTCGTATTCCATCCATTGCTCTGGATGTGGTGATCGGTTCCGATGCCGTTGAGGTCACCTGCCGCATGGAGCTGACGCCGGTGTTGGGATCGGAGCCCCAAGCGCTTGAGCTTCAAGGGGTGGATTTGCGATTGCAATCGATCGCGATCGATTGCAACGAACTCAATCCTTCCGACTACAGCCTTACCGCGGAAGGACTGGTGATTCACCAGCCCCCGCAGGTGCCGTTTCAGCTCACGACGGTGTGCGTGATTGACCCTCAGGCCAACACTTCGCTGGAAGGCTTGTATGCCAGTGGGGGAATGTTGACCACCCAGTGCGAAGCCGAGGGGTTTAGGCGGATTACATATCATCCGGATCGCCCCGATGTTCTAAGTCGGTTCACCGTTCGCATCGAGGCCGATCGCGAGCGTTATCCGGTATTGCTCTCTAATGGCAATGCCTTAAGTGCGGGGCCACTCGCTGGAGATCCCACACGCCACGAGGTGACTTGGGAGGACCCATCTCTAAAGCCCTCCTATCTGTTCGCGTTAGTGGCCGGAGATCTTCACGAGGTTCGGGATCGGTTCGTGACCCTTTCAGGCCGCAATGTGTGCCTGAGGCTTCATGTTGAGCCAGGCGATGAGCCCTTCACTGCTCATGCCATGGAGTCGTTAAAGCGTTCGATGGCCTGGGATGAGCAGGTTTATGGCTTGGAATATGACCTTGATGAGTTCAACACCGTTGCGGTGCGCCACTTCAACATGGGCGCGATGGAGAATAAGAGTCTGAATATTTTTAACTCCAAGTTGGTTCTTGCCGATGCGGAAACAGCATCAGATGCCGAACTGGAGCGGATTGAAAGTGTTGTTGCCCACGAGTACTTTCATAATTGGTCTGGTAATCGCATCACCTGTCGCGATTGGTTTCAGCTGTCGTTAAAAGAAGGACTCACTGTCTTTAGGGATCAATGTTTTACAGCTGATCTTCATTCAGAGGCCTTAAAACGTATTGAAGATGCGGCAATGCTCCGCAACACGCAGTTTCGAGAAGATGCTGGCCCCACTGCCCATCCGGTGAAACCAGATTCTTACCAGGCGATTGACAATTTCTATACGACCACGATTTACGAGAAAGGTGCTGAGTTAATCCGCATGCTCAGAACGCTTTTGGGCGAGCAACGATTCATGCGTGGGATGGCTCTCTATTTCAAACGCCATGACGGTGAAGCTGCCACGACGGACGACTTTGTGTCGGCGATTGCTGAAGGTGCGTGCATTGAGGGTGAACGCCTTGGCTTTGATTTAGAACAGTTCAAGCGTTGGTATGACCAAGCTGGTACTCCCACGGTGACGGTGAAACGTGACTGGGATGCCACTCGCGGGGTCTTGCGCCTAAGCCTGCGTCAAAGCACGCCACCAACGCCGGGGCAACCACACAAGCAGCCCCTTGTGATTCCCTTGCTTTGGGCCCTGGTCCCAGCCAATGGTGTGCCTGGGGAAGAGCAGCTCCTTGTCCTGGATCAGGAGGAGCAAACGCTTGAACTCATGGGTTTGCCTTGTTCAGAACAGCCCCCTGCTCTTTCACTCTTCAGGCAATTTTCTGCTCCAGTGCACTGGGAGGCGAGTCAAGAACCAGCTGAGTTGTTCACCCTTTTGGCTGGCGACAACGATCCATTCGCCCGTTGGGATGCGGGACAACAACTGTGGAGAAGGATGTTGCTGGCTCGGGCATCTGAAAGCCCGAATGCCGAACTGGAACACCAGATGGTGGAGGCTTTGACCGTGCTCCTGGCCCCGGATGGAGAACAGGATCCTGCAGTGCTTTCCACTTTGATGGCATTCCCTGGTGGCCCTGAGTTGGAAGCACTTCAGCAGGAGGCTGATCCCCCAGCTCTGTATCGAGCGGCTTGCGAGCTCCGCGAGCAATTGGGTCACTCTTTGGCCCCACTGCTGCGCGAGCGGCTGAATCAGGTGGCGGCCGAGCTTGCATTGGCTTGGCCCGAAGGGCAGGGACAGCGACAACTCACCGGTTTGATCTGGGCTTGGCTTGCTGCAGCCGGTGATCCAGCGGTGCGCGCCAATGCTTTGACTGCTGTGAGTGGTCCTTCAATGACCTTGGCACGCGCAGCTCTAAGGGCGCTACAGCCTTTGGATTGTCCAGAACGAGAGGAAGCGTTGCGCCAATTCCACGACCGTTGGCAAGAGAAGCCAGTGATCTTTGACAGTTGGTTTGCCTTGGAAGCGTCGACGCCTCGCGCGGATGGACTGCAACGGGTGACTGCTCTCTTGCAGCATCCACGCTTTGATCCGATGGCGCCCAATGCGGTGCGTGCGGTTTTGGGTGGATTCGCTGGAAACCTTTTGGTATTCCACGCGGAAGATGGCAGCGGCTATCGCTTTATGGCTGAACAAATCATTGCCTTGGATCAGCGCAATGCGATTACCGCGTCGCGCTTGGCCAAGGTTTTCAGTCGCTGGGCGACTTACAGCAGCAAGCGTCAAGCGCTTGTGAAGGCAGCGCTGGATCAACTTTCCGCTGCTCAGCTTTCCTCTAACACCCGCGAAGTTGTGGAGATGATGTTGGGATAA
- a CDS encoding histidine kinase: protein MDGIDRNPRQKLSLLLVAGRHHLSSRDLRELVEFLQNEDCGFDVSLQISDPTQQPELLELHRLVVTPSLVKLQPQPKQVFAGSSIFQQLRGWLPRWQQDEVVSGLGLSLKPTELDGSRTQRELQLEDQLLVLRQENETLIDRLQAQERLLRMVAHELRTPLTAATLAVQSQELGQIDIHRFRDVLKRRLEEIALLSKDLLEVGSTRWEALFNPQRLDLTSVAAEAILELEKLWLGRDVTIHTDIPADLPKVFADQRRMRQVLLNLLENALKYTPNGGLISLTMLHRTSQWVQVSISDSGPGIPEEEQQRIFLDRVRLPQTSAGASGFGVGLSVCRRIVEVHGGRIWVISEPEKGACFTFNVPIWQGQGQEKENVVLTEGQAEP from the coding sequence GTGGATGGGATTGATCGCAATCCGCGCCAAAAACTGAGTTTGTTACTCGTTGCCGGTCGCCACCATTTGTCCAGCCGCGATCTTCGCGAGTTGGTGGAATTTTTGCAGAACGAAGATTGCGGGTTCGACGTCAGTCTTCAAATTTCAGATCCAACCCAACAACCAGAGTTGCTGGAACTCCACCGCTTGGTTGTCACACCCTCGTTGGTGAAGCTGCAACCACAACCAAAACAAGTCTTTGCTGGCAGCAGCATCTTTCAACAACTCCGAGGCTGGTTGCCGCGCTGGCAGCAAGACGAGGTGGTGAGCGGACTCGGTTTAAGCCTGAAGCCAACAGAACTTGATGGCAGCAGAACCCAACGAGAACTCCAGCTCGAAGATCAATTATTAGTGCTGCGTCAGGAAAACGAAACTTTGATTGACCGTCTGCAGGCTCAAGAGCGCTTGCTGAGGATGGTGGCTCATGAACTGCGTACGCCACTCACGGCTGCAACGTTGGCCGTGCAAAGCCAGGAATTAGGCCAGATCGATATCCATCGATTCAGGGATGTCCTGAAACGACGCCTCGAGGAAATCGCCCTGCTGTCGAAGGATCTGTTGGAAGTGGGAAGCACACGCTGGGAAGCATTGTTCAACCCTCAACGGCTCGATTTAACCAGCGTTGCCGCTGAAGCGATTCTCGAACTGGAGAAACTGTGGCTCGGTAGAGATGTGACCATCCACACCGACATCCCTGCAGATCTCCCCAAGGTGTTTGCAGATCAGCGCAGGATGCGCCAGGTGCTTCTGAATTTGCTGGAGAACGCTCTGAAGTACACACCCAACGGAGGCTTGATCTCTTTGACCATGCTTCATCGAACCAGTCAATGGGTGCAGGTGAGCATCAGCGACAGCGGGCCAGGGATTCCGGAAGAAGAACAACAACGCATTTTTCTTGACCGCGTCCGGCTTCCTCAAACATCAGCTGGGGCCTCTGGCTTTGGTGTTGGACTCTCGGTTTGCCGGCGCATTGTTGAAGTGCATGGCGGCAGGATCTGGGTGATTTCGGAACCAGAAAAAGGAGCCTGTTTCACCTTCAACGTGCCCATCTGGCAGGGTCAAGGTCAAGAGAAGGAGAACGTTGTCTTGACGGAGGGTCAGGCTGAACCGTAA